A genome region from Alphaproteobacteria bacterium includes the following:
- a CDS encoding Na/Pi cotransporter family protein has translation MHIIGGVCLLLWGVGMVSTGLNRAFGTTLRRIISNSTSNRFKAFGTGIIVAALLQSSTAASMIVSSFAARNVITITSAIAVMLGADVGTTVAAQIISFDIKWLVPVLLFTGYIVTKVWDESHYKHIGRALVGLALIFISLGIIRDVASPIGQEEGLKVLIEPLATQPILAIVIAALFTWLVHSSLGTVLLFMSFVQAGVIPVGLGLILVLGANIGGAIAPVIMTLRDIPAGRRVPLGNLLTRGIGAVIFLPFMATIVAPFIAHLDPDPARQLVNFHTFFNIAIALGFLPFIGPMTKLSEIILPDRAREEDESLPRYLDPTAFATPPAALACVARETLRVSDVVQRMMRDTLEAFRTNNTHLVQGIRDQEAIVDSLYEAIKNYLARLSSHPLDKHESKRYMQILTFSTNLEHIGDIIDKNLMEMASKKIRNQDNFSRQGFSEISDLHHRVMDNMNLAQNVFMTGDVKMARKLFEEKVVLRNQEMMAAESHFKRLSQGVAETIATSSLHLDILRDLRRINSYVSLIAYPILEEANELKTTRLRTTKPRAKKPAPEKKV, from the coding sequence TTGCACATCATCGGGGGCGTCTGCCTCCTGCTGTGGGGCGTGGGGATGGTCTCGACGGGGCTGAACCGCGCCTTCGGCACGACGCTGCGCCGCATTATCTCGAACTCCACCTCCAACCGTTTCAAGGCGTTCGGCACGGGCATCATCGTGGCGGCGCTGCTGCAATCCTCGACCGCGGCCAGCATGATCGTCAGCTCGTTTGCGGCGCGCAACGTCATCACCATCACTTCCGCGATCGCCGTGATGCTGGGCGCGGATGTGGGCACCACGGTCGCGGCGCAGATCATTTCTTTCGACATCAAATGGCTGGTGCCGGTGCTGTTGTTCACGGGCTATATCGTCACCAAGGTCTGGGACGAAAGCCATTACAAGCATATCGGTCGCGCCTTGGTCGGGCTTGCGCTCATCTTTATCTCGCTTGGCATCATCCGCGACGTGGCATCCCCCATCGGGCAGGAAGAGGGCCTGAAGGTGCTGATCGAGCCGCTGGCGACCCAGCCGATCCTTGCGATCGTCATCGCCGCACTGTTCACATGGCTGGTGCATTCCAGCCTTGGCACCGTTTTGCTGTTTATGTCTTTCGTGCAGGCGGGCGTGATCCCCGTCGGCCTCGGGCTTATCCTCGTCCTCGGCGCGAATATCGGCGGCGCGATTGCGCCCGTCATCATGACCTTGCGTGATATCCCTGCCGGCCGTCGTGTTCCATTAGGAAACCTGCTGACGCGCGGCATCGGCGCGGTCATTTTCCTGCCCTTCATGGCGACCATTGTGGCGCCCTTCATCGCGCATCTCGATCCCGACCCCGCGCGCCAGCTGGTCAACTTCCATACCTTCTTCAACATCGCCATCGCGCTGGGCTTCCTGCCCTTTATCGGGCCGATGACGAAGCTGTCGGAAATCATCCTGCCCGACCGCGCGCGGGAGGAAGACGAAAGCCTGCCCCGCTACCTCGACCCCACGGCCTTCGCGACGCCGCCCGCCGCGCTTGCCTGCGTCGCGCGCGAAACCCTGCGCGTATCCGATGTCGTGCAGCGCATGATGCGCGACACGCTGGAGGCGTTCCGCACCAACAATACCCATTTAGTCCAAGGCATCCGCGATCAGGAAGCGATCGTCGACAGCCTGTACGAAGCGATCAAGAACTACCTTGCCCGCCTGTCGTCGCACCCGCTCGACAAGCACGAGAGCAAGCGGTACATGCAGATCCTGACCTTCTCGACCAATCTTGAGCATATTGGCGACATCATCGACAAAAACCTGATGGAAATGGCGTCGAAGAAAATCCGCAACCAGGACAATTTCTCCCGTCAGGGTTTCTCGGAAATTTCCGACCTGCACCACCGCGTCATGGACAACATGAACCTTGCGCAGAACGTCTTCATGACCGGCGACGTGAAAATGGCGCGCAAACTGTTCGAAGAAAAAGTCGTGCTGCGCAACCAGGAAATGATGGCGGCGGAAAGCCACTTTAAACGCCTGAGCCAGGGCGTTGCCGAAACCATCGCGACGTCCTCGCTGCACCTCGATATCCTGCGCGACCTGCGCCGCATCAATTCGTATGTCTCGCTCATCGCCTATCCGATCCTGGAGGAAGCGAACGAGCTGAAAACGACTCGCCTGCGCACCACGAAACCGCGCGCCAAGAAGCCCGCGCCCGAGAAAAAAGTCTAG
- a CDS encoding NAD(P)H-quinone oxidoreductase produces MKAAAVHDHALVTETRPVPKPAAGEVLVRVAAAGVNRPDILQRKGLYPPPAGISDIPGLEIAGEVAALGKGVTGLKKGAKVCALVAGGGYAEYCVVPAVQCLPVPKGMDMVTAAGLCETHFTVWTNLFDRGQLKKGESVLVHGGASGIGTTAIQVAKSFGAKVYVTASTDDKGKACVKLGATAAINYRQKDFVAEVMTLTDNRGVDVVLDMVGGDYVARNLKTLAPYGRHVSIAMQKGRTVEVDLFQIMSKRLVMTGSTLRPQPVSVKGEIAKALKKNIWPLVARKKIRCVIDSVYTLDEAQKAHEHLEVGNHVGKVILKVGV; encoded by the coding sequence ATGAAAGCCGCCGCCGTGCATGACCATGCGCTGGTGACGGAAACCCGCCCTGTGCCGAAACCGGCGGCGGGCGAAGTATTGGTGCGCGTGGCCGCCGCCGGCGTGAACCGCCCCGATATTTTGCAGCGCAAGGGTCTGTACCCGCCCCCCGCCGGAATCTCCGATATTCCCGGCCTTGAAATCGCGGGCGAAGTCGCCGCGCTGGGCAAGGGCGTGACGGGGCTGAAGAAGGGCGCGAAGGTTTGCGCGCTTGTGGCAGGCGGCGGCTATGCCGAATATTGCGTCGTGCCGGCCGTGCAATGCCTGCCCGTGCCCAAAGGCATGGATATGGTGACGGCGGCGGGATTGTGCGAAACGCATTTCACCGTCTGGACAAATTTGTTCGACCGCGGCCAGTTGAAAAAAGGCGAAAGCGTTTTAGTCCATGGCGGCGCATCCGGCATCGGCACGACCGCAATACAGGTCGCAAAATCATTCGGCGCGAAAGTCTATGTAACAGCCAGCACCGATGACAAGGGCAAGGCCTGCGTGAAGCTGGGCGCGACAGCCGCGATCAATTACCGCCAGAAAGATTTCGTGGCGGAGGTCATGACGCTGACCGACAACCGCGGCGTCGATGTGGTGCTGGATATGGTCGGCGGCGATTATGTGGCGCGCAACCTGAAAACGCTGGCCCCCTACGGCCGTCATGTCAGCATCGCGATGCAAAAGGGCCGCACGGTCGAGGTCGACCTGTTCCAGATCATGTCGAAGCGGCTGGTCATGACCGGATCGACGCTGCGCCCGCAGCCGGTATCGGTGAAGGGCGAGATTGCGAAAGCGCTGAAGAAAAACATCTGGCCGCTGGTGGCGCGCAAAAAAATCCGCTGCGTGATCGACAGCGTCTATACCCTCGACGAAGCGCAAAAAGCCCATGAGCATCTGGAGGTGGGGAATCATGTCGGCAAGGTGATTCTCAAGGTCGGCGTCTAA
- a CDS encoding cytochrome b/b6 translates to MAHFGENKNFSNPVVNWIDNRLPIFTMLVKEYGVFPMPRNVNYLWSFGGIAMTMLGIMILTGIMMAMNYTPHTTLAFDSVERTMRDVNFGWLLRYIHMNGASFFFIAVYIHIARGLFYGSYKKPRELLWMFGVVILLLMMATAFMGYALPWSQMSGWGVTVITSMFSAIPLVGDGLVTWLWGGFSVDNPTLNRFYALHFLLPFVILGVVFIHVWALHVTGSNNPTGVEPKTPADTVPFAPYVSTKDSVALVFFLTIFLGVVFFYPLALTEVDHFRKFDPMQTPAHIVPEWYFLPFYAILRAFTMDITIPFTTVVLLPAKLQGVMAMFGSIILLVFLPWLDRNPVKSGRFRPVFKWCIWLLFIDFFVLMYSGAKPPEGLPLIMGQLGTLYYFVLFLVILPVLSFKEKNLPVPESISADPGCCKKH, encoded by the coding sequence ATGGCCCATTTCGGCGAGAACAAGAATTTCAGCAACCCGGTCGTCAACTGGATCGACAACCGCCTGCCCATTTTCACGATGCTGGTGAAGGAATACGGCGTATTCCCGATGCCCCGCAACGTGAACTACCTCTGGAGCTTCGGCGGCATCGCGATGACGATGCTGGGCATCATGATCCTGACCGGTATCATGATGGCGATGAACTACACGCCGCACACCACGCTGGCGTTTGATTCCGTCGAACGCACGATGCGCGACGTGAATTTCGGCTGGCTGCTCCGTTACATCCACATGAACGGCGCGTCGTTCTTCTTTATCGCAGTCTATATCCACATCGCGCGCGGCCTTTTCTACGGCTCGTACAAAAAACCGCGCGAACTGCTGTGGATGTTCGGCGTTGTGATCCTTCTCCTCATGATGGCGACCGCCTTCATGGGCTATGCGCTGCCGTGGTCGCAAATGTCGGGCTGGGGCGTGACCGTCATTACCTCGATGTTCTCCGCCATTCCGCTGGTGGGCGACGGGCTTGTGACATGGCTGTGGGGCGGTTTCTCCGTCGATAACCCGACCCTGAACCGTTTCTATGCGCTGCACTTCCTGCTGCCCTTCGTCATTCTGGGCGTGGTGTTCATCCACGTCTGGGCGCTGCATGTGACGGGTTCCAACAACCCGACCGGCGTGGAGCCGAAAACGCCCGCCGACACCGTGCCCTTCGCGCCTTATGTCAGCACGAAAGATTCGGTTGCGCTGGTGTTCTTCCTCACCATCTTCCTGGGCGTGGTGTTCTTCTACCCGCTCGCGCTGACGGAAGTGGACCACTTCCGCAAGTTCGACCCGATGCAAACGCCCGCGCATATCGTGCCGGAATGGTACTTCCTGCCGTTCTACGCCATCCTGCGCGCCTTCACGATGGACATCACGATCCCGTTCACGACGGTCGTGCTGCTGCCCGCGAAGCTGCAAGGGGTTATGGCCATGTTCGGCTCGATCATCCTGCTGGTGTTCCTGCCCTGGCTCGACCGCAACCCCGTGAAGTCGGGCCGTTTCCGCCCGGTGTTCAAATGGTGCATCTGGCTTCTGTTCATCGACTTCTTCGTGCTGATGTATTCGGGCGCGAAGCCGCCGGAAGGCCTGCCCCTGATCATGGGCCAGCTGGGCACGCTCTATTACTTCGTGCTGTTCCTCGTGATCCTGCCGGTGCTGTCGTTCAAGGAAAAGAACCTGCCCGTGCCGGAATCCATCAGCGCCGATCCCGGCTGCTGCAAGAAGCATTGA
- the acnA gene encoding aconitate hydratase AcnA: MTVTGHDTLKTRKTLTVDGKNYDYFSLSDAAKTIGDISRLPYSMKVLLENLLRFEDGQSVTVDDVKAMGEWLKDKKSNREIAYRPARVLMQDFTGVPAVVDLAAMRDAMVALGGNPQKINPLANVDLVIDHSVMVDNFGTKDAFGENVKVEFERNLERYVFLRWGSKAFNRFRVVPPGTGICHQVNLEYLSQTIWVEDDENIKGTTVAYPDTLVGTDSHTTMVNGLAVLGWGVGGIEAEAAMLGQPVSMLIPEVIGMKLTGQMKEGTTATDLVLTVTQMLRKKGVVNKFVEFYGSGLDHLSLADRATIANMAPEYGATCGFFPIDGETINYLRFTGRDEHRVQLVEAYAKAQGMWREANAPDPVFTDTLELDLATIEPSMAGPKRPQDRVPLVNVANGFKETLAKDIGEAKAAVTAPVKGHDYSLNHGDVVIAAITSCTNTSNPSVMLAAGLVAKKALEKGLTVKPWVKTSLAPGSQVVTDYLENAGLQSSLDSLGFNLVGYGCTTCIGNSGPLPEHIEEAIKAGDLTVAGVLSGNRNFEGRIHAFVKANYLASPPLVVAYALAGSVKIDITKDAIGTGKDGKPVYLKDIWPSQKEVADTLKSALTQEMFKKRYGNVFHGPAEWQAVQTEGGETYKWNSSSTYVQNPPYFAGMTMKPEEVKDIKGARALAVFGDSITTDHISPAGSIKKDSPAGSYLMSYQVRPIDFNSYGARRGNHEVMMRGTFANIRIKNEMLGGKEGGLTRHIPSNTEMPIYDAAMKYIAEGTPLIVFAGKEYGTGSSRDWAAKGTKLLGIRAVVAESFERIHRSNLVGMGVLPLQFKDGMTRAALNLTGEETFDIAGIATGLQPRMDLKIVIHRAGGATDEITVWCRIDTLDEIEYFANGGILHYVLRSIAKAA, translated from the coding sequence GTGACGGTAACTGGACACGATACGCTGAAAACAAGAAAAACACTCACCGTGGACGGCAAGAATTACGATTATTTCAGCCTCAGCGATGCCGCGAAAACAATCGGCGATATTTCGCGCCTGCCCTATTCCATGAAAGTGCTGCTGGAAAACCTGCTGCGTTTCGAAGACGGCCAGAGCGTGACCGTCGATGATGTGAAGGCAATGGGCGAATGGCTGAAAGATAAAAAGAGCAACCGCGAGATCGCCTATCGCCCCGCGCGCGTTCTGATGCAGGACTTCACCGGCGTTCCCGCCGTGGTCGATCTGGCCGCGATGCGCGACGCGATGGTGGCGCTGGGCGGTAACCCGCAGAAAATCAATCCGCTCGCCAACGTCGATCTGGTGATCGACCACTCGGTGATGGTCGATAATTTCGGCACGAAAGACGCCTTTGGCGAAAACGTGAAGGTGGAGTTCGAGCGCAACCTGGAGCGTTATGTGTTCCTGCGCTGGGGTTCCAAGGCATTCAACCGTTTCCGCGTCGTGCCGCCCGGCACCGGCATCTGCCATCAGGTGAATTTGGAATACCTGTCACAGACCATCTGGGTCGAAGACGACGAAAATATCAAAGGCACAACGGTCGCCTATCCCGACACGCTGGTCGGCACCGACAGCCATACGACCATGGTCAACGGCCTTGCAGTTCTGGGCTGGGGCGTGGGCGGCATCGAGGCCGAAGCCGCGATGCTGGGCCAGCCCGTGTCCATGCTGATCCCCGAAGTGATCGGCATGAAGCTGACCGGCCAGATGAAGGAAGGCACGACCGCAACCGACCTCGTCCTGACCGTCACGCAGATGCTGCGCAAAAAAGGTGTGGTCAACAAATTCGTCGAATTCTACGGCTCCGGCCTTGATCACCTGTCGCTGGCCGACCGCGCGACGATCGCCAACATGGCGCCCGAATACGGCGCGACCTGCGGTTTCTTCCCGATCGACGGCGAAACCATCAATTACCTGCGCTTCACTGGCCGCGATGAACACCGCGTGCAACTGGTCGAAGCATACGCAAAAGCACAAGGCATGTGGCGCGAAGCGAATGCCCCCGACCCCGTCTTCACCGATACGCTGGAACTGGATCTTGCCACCATCGAACCGTCGATGGCCGGCCCGAAACGCCCGCAGGACCGCGTGCCGCTGGTGAATGTCGCCAACGGCTTCAAGGAAACGCTGGCGAAGGATATCGGCGAAGCAAAAGCCGCCGTCACCGCGCCCGTGAAAGGCCATGATTACAGCCTGAACCACGGCGATGTCGTGATTGCCGCGATCACCAGCTGCACCAACACCTCCAACCCCTCCGTCATGCTGGCGGCGGGACTGGTGGCGAAAAAGGCGCTGGAAAAAGGCCTGACCGTGAAGCCCTGGGTGAAAACATCCCTCGCCCCCGGATCACAGGTCGTGACCGATTACCTTGAAAACGCAGGGCTGCAATCGAGCCTTGATTCACTCGGCTTCAATTTGGTCGGCTATGGCTGCACGACTTGCATCGGTAACTCCGGCCCGCTGCCCGAACATATCGAGGAAGCGATCAAGGCAGGCGACCTGACCGTTGCGGGCGTGCTTTCGGGTAACCGCAACTTCGAAGGCCGCATCCATGCGTTCGTGAAGGCGAACTATCTTGCCTCCCCGCCCCTCGTCGTCGCTTATGCGCTGGCGGGTTCGGTCAAGATCGATATCACCAAGGACGCGATTGGCACCGGCAAGGACGGCAAGCCTGTCTATCTGAAGGATATCTGGCCGTCGCAGAAAGAAGTCGCCGATACGCTGAAATCCGCGCTGACGCAGGAAATGTTCAAGAAGCGCTACGGCAACGTGTTCCACGGCCCCGCCGAATGGCAGGCCGTGCAGACGGAGGGCGGCGAGACGTATAAATGGAATTCGTCATCGACCTATGTGCAGAACCCGCCCTATTTCGCAGGCATGACGATGAAACCGGAAGAAGTGAAGGACATCAAAGGCGCGCGCGCATTGGCCGTGTTCGGCGATTCCATCACGACCGACCATATTTCCCCCGCCGGATCGATCAAGAAAGACAGCCCCGCCGGATCGTACCTGATGAGCTATCAGGTGCGCCCGATCGACTTCAACTCCTACGGCGCGCGCCGCGGGAACCACGAAGTCATGATGCGCGGCACTTTCGCGAATATCCGCATCAAAAACGAGATGCTCGGCGGCAAGGAAGGCGGCCTGACCCGCCATATCCCGTCCAACACCGAAATGCCGATCTATGACGCGGCGATGAAATACATCGCCGAAGGCACGCCGCTGATCGTGTTCGCCGGTAAGGAATACGGCACAGGATCGTCGCGCGACTGGGCGGCCAAGGGCACGAAACTGCTGGGCATCCGCGCGGTCGTGGCCGAAAGCTTCGAGCGCATTCACAGATCCAACCTTGTCGGCATGGGCGTGCTGCCCCTGCAGTTCAAGGACGGCATGACGCGCGCGGCGCTGAACCTGACCGGCGAAGAAACCTTCGACATCGCCGGCATCGCAACCGGCCTGCAGCCGCGCATGGATTTGAAAATCGTCATCCACCGCGCGGGCGGCGCAACCGACGAAATCACCGTCTGGTGCCGCATCGACACGCTGGATGAAATCGAATACTTCGCGAATGGCGGCATCCTGCACTACGTGCTGCGTTCGATAGCGAAGGCGGCGTAA
- a CDS encoding cytochrome c1, whose translation MKKTLSMLAVAAVISAANPAFASEAEAPPHQKWPHQGVFGTYDKAALQRGFQVYKEVCAACHSMKLVSYRDLTQLGYTPEQVKTVAAEYQIPDGPNDDGEMFERPGRPADRFHSPFPNDKAARAANGGALPPDMSLLSKAREHGDDYIYGILTGYEEKPAGFDLMPGLNYNKYFAGHQIAMAKPLSEGQVTYTDGTANTLEQQARDVTQFLAWAAEPHMEQRKGMGLKVMIFMLAFCGIMLAAKRKLWADIH comes from the coding sequence ATGAAAAAAACCCTCTCCATGCTGGCTGTCGCGGCGGTGATCTCCGCCGCCAACCCCGCCTTTGCTTCCGAAGCGGAAGCGCCCCCGCACCAGAAATGGCCGCATCAGGGCGTGTTCGGCACGTATGACAAGGCGGCGCTGCAGCGCGGTTTCCAGGTCTATAAGGAAGTCTGCGCGGCCTGCCATTCCATGAAACTGGTTTCGTATCGCGACCTGACCCAGCTGGGCTATACGCCCGAGCAGGTGAAAACGGTGGCGGCGGAATACCAGATCCCCGACGGCCCGAATGACGACGGCGAAATGTTCGAACGCCCCGGCCGCCCGGCCGACCGTTTCCATTCGCCCTTCCCGAACGACAAGGCGGCGCGCGCGGCCAACGGCGGCGCATTGCCCCCCGATATGTCGCTGCTGTCCAAGGCGCGCGAACACGGCGACGATTACATCTACGGCATCCTGACCGGTTACGAGGAAAAGCCGGCAGGGTTCGACCTGATGCCCGGCCTGAACTACAACAAATATTTCGCCGGCCACCAGATCGCGATGGCAAAACCGCTCAGCGAAGGCCAGGTCACCTATACCGACGGCACGGCCAACACGCTGGAACAGCAGGCACGCGACGTGACGCAGTTCCTGGCATGGGCGGCAGAACCGCATATGGAGCAGCGCAAGGGTATGGGCCTCAAGGTCATGATCTTCATGCTCGCCTTCTGCGGCATCATGCTCGCGGCCAAGCGCAAGCTCTGGGCGGATATCCACTAG
- a CDS encoding DUF1192 domain-containing protein, giving the protein MIFDDENDPKTKRAKPRALDKMSVPELRDYVAQLKEEIARVEADIAKKDTHRSAVDALFKKP; this is encoded by the coding sequence ATGATTTTCGACGACGAAAACGACCCCAAAACCAAACGCGCGAAACCCCGCGCGCTCGATAAAATGTCGGTGCCGGAACTCCGCGATTATGTGGCGCAGCTAAAGGAAGAAATCGCCCGCGTCGAGGCGGATATCGCGAAGAAAGACACCCACCGCAGCGCGGTCGATGCGCTGTTCAAGAAGCCTTAA
- a CDS encoding alpha/beta hydrolase, whose translation MGTNRKTIVALHGAGMTGAVFGGMAPHLLEHSFRALTLPGHDAKADSALLTDIAGMAAWVKSRLENGPDDVVLVGHSMGALVALAACDAPQVKGIVLVGAAVKMPVNADLLKTARETPNDAIGMIVKWGIFAGHPQVGAVRTVLSSIMHGANPEAVGAGLAACNNFLDGEALAKSVKIPALVVSGDQDKMVKTADAEALAKMIPGAEFSVMKDCGHTPMVEKPIDTAHVLRDFIAAKIP comes from the coding sequence ATGGGCACAAACAGAAAAACAATCGTGGCGCTGCATGGCGCGGGCATGACCGGCGCGGTGTTCGGCGGTATGGCGCCGCATCTGCTGGAACATTCCTTCCGCGCGCTGACATTGCCGGGGCACGACGCAAAGGCGGATTCCGCACTGCTGACCGATATCGCGGGCATGGCGGCATGGGTGAAATCGCGCCTTGAAAACGGCCCGGACGATGTGGTGCTGGTGGGTCATTCGATGGGCGCGCTGGTCGCGCTGGCCGCCTGCGACGCGCCGCAGGTGAAGGGCATCGTGCTGGTGGGCGCGGCCGTCAAAATGCCGGTGAATGCCGACCTTTTGAAAACCGCGCGCGAGACGCCGAACGATGCGATTGGCATGATCGTGAAATGGGGCATTTTTGCGGGGCATCCGCAGGTGGGCGCCGTGCGCACGGTCCTGTCATCCATCATGCATGGCGCGAACCCCGAAGCGGTGGGCGCCGGACTCGCGGCCTGTAACAATTTCCTCGATGGCGAAGCGCTTGCAAAATCCGTGAAAATTCCCGCGCTGGTCGTTTCCGGCGATCAGGACAAGATGGTGAAAACGGCCGATGCGGAAGCACTGGCAAAGATGATTCCCGGTGCGGAATTCAGTGTGATGAAAGATTGCGGCCATACCCCGATGGTCGAGAAGCCCATAGATACCGCGCATGTGCTGCGCGATTTTATCGCCGCTAAAATTCCCTGA
- a CDS encoding DUF465 domain-containing protein — protein MVEAHLKALQKRHADLDAKIHKESLHAARNEHAIRRMKEQKLHVKEEIERIRATG, from the coding sequence ATGGTAGAAGCACATCTGAAAGCGCTGCAAAAACGCCACGCCGACCTCGACGCGAAAATCCACAAGGAATCCCTGCATGCCGCGCGCAACGAACACGCGATCCGCCGCATGAAAGAGCAAAAGCTCCATGTGAAAGAGGAAATCGAGCGTATCCGCGCCACCGGTTAA
- a CDS encoding DUF1013 domain-containing protein: protein MAYPLMPKATAAWLVDNTALTFDQIAEFCGLHPLEVQALADGEVNSGIMGTSPLMNGELTQEEIDRCEKNTNAKLKMMKNDLPKPRARSKGPRYTPVTKRAEKPNAVAYLLKQYPQLADVQIAKLVGSTKPTVDAIRAKTHPQSSTIKPVDPVSIGLCTAEELEKAVRKATRRVEREAKGGAPAPTVFGNPFAKKNAAASPADAYDADDEELDDNDAEEAQGENMPETGTH from the coding sequence ATGGCCTATCCCCTGATGCCCAAAGCGACCGCCGCCTGGCTGGTCGATAACACCGCCCTCACCTTTGACCAGATCGCCGAATTCTGCGGGCTGCACCCGCTGGAAGTGCAGGCGCTGGCGGATGGCGAAGTGAATTCGGGCATCATGGGCACCAGCCCGCTGATGAACGGCGAGCTGACGCAGGAAGAAATCGACCGCTGCGAAAAGAACACCAACGCCAAGCTGAAGATGATGAAGAACGACCTGCCGAAGCCCCGCGCCCGTTCCAAGGGCCCGCGCTACACGCCGGTCACCAAGCGCGCGGAAAAACCGAACGCCGTCGCCTACCTGCTGAAGCAATACCCGCAGCTGGCCGATGTGCAAATCGCGAAACTGGTGGGATCGACCAAGCCGACCGTCGATGCGATCCGCGCCAAGACGCATCCGCAAAGCTCGACCATCAAGCCCGTTGACCCCGTGTCGATCGGCCTTTGCACCGCCGAAGAACTGGAAAAAGCCGTGCGCAAGGCGACCCGCCGCGTGGAGCGCGAAGCGAAAGGCGGCGCGCCCGCCCCGACCGTTTTCGGCAACCCGTTTGCCAAGAAAAACGCGGCAGCATCGCCCGCCGATGCGTATGATGCGGATGACGAAGAGCTCGACGATAACGATGCGGAAGAAGCGCAAGGCGAAAACATGCCCGAAACCGGCACGCATTGA
- a CDS encoding DotI/IcmL family type IV secretion protein: protein MKFSWLCLLAAIAIAAPATTVMAQNPGTGQQPLPNPLDPPAPPPSTEAKPDWMGYPKEETGEQGDLSNPHRTPEEIVAWVQSLSTDMLTFTSKAAYDRLTEAGASIAFEEVNTKLFRLKPKFTAKGWAEYAAYAQQSQIIDKVRNHEYSVTTIMNGNAAILDKGPVEGVYRWLVRAPLMITYLLVNEKGEQQAVEDGQFEVTMQLARGPQTGPEDPGLLVEGWNVVAK from the coding sequence ATGAAGTTTTCATGGCTTTGCCTGCTGGCGGCGATTGCAATTGCGGCACCGGCAACAACCGTCATGGCGCAGAATCCCGGCACGGGGCAGCAGCCGCTGCCCAACCCGCTCGACCCGCCCGCGCCGCCGCCATCGACCGAGGCCAAGCCCGACTGGATGGGTTACCCCAAGGAAGAAACCGGGGAACAGGGCGACCTGTCGAACCCGCACCGCACGCCCGAAGAAATCGTGGCATGGGTGCAGTCGCTGTCGACCGATATGCTGACATTCACATCCAAAGCCGCCTATGACCGCCTGACCGAAGCGGGCGCATCGATCGCGTTCGAGGAAGTGAATACGAAACTGTTCCGCCTGAAGCCCAAATTCACGGCCAAGGGCTGGGCCGAATACGCCGCCTATGCGCAGCAGTCGCAAATCATCGACAAGGTGCGCAACCACGAATATTCGGTCACCACCATCATGAACGGCAACGCCGCCATTCTGGACAAGGGCCCTGTCGAGGGCGTTTACCGCTGGCTGGTGCGCGCGCCCCTGATGATCACCTATCTGCTGGTCAACGAAAAGGGCGAGCAGCAGGCTGTGGAAGACGGCCAGTTTGAAGTGACGATGCAGCTGGCACGCGGCCCCCAGACCGGCCCCGAAGATCCCGGCCTGCTGGTCGAGGGCTGGAACGTCGTTGCGAAATAA
- the ccmA gene encoding heme ABC exporter ATP-binding protein CcmA, with product MTASNVLFTLDAVSCARGGRLLFQNLFLEMGEGDVVHLAGPNGAGKTSLLRAMAGALPCDGKILWQDKDFLENGAATHAARYAFLPANDTYLKLLETAYENISFWARLWGVGGDIADAALRAMGLQEIRDRPVRYFSAGQKRRLGLARVLMKGARLWLFDEPLNGLDAESMALFRVALEHHVAKGGMAVIASHLPIDPPNTGTLRRITLGAPPPDTAGAA from the coding sequence GTGACCGCTTCAAACGTCCTTTTCACACTCGATGCCGTCAGCTGCGCCCGCGGCGGGCGGCTACTATTCCAGAATTTGTTTTTGGAAATGGGCGAGGGGGATGTGGTGCATCTGGCGGGGCCGAACGGTGCGGGCAAAACCAGCCTGCTGCGCGCGATGGCGGGGGCGCTGCCGTGTGACGGAAAAATTTTATGGCAAGACAAAGATTTTTTGGAAAATGGCGCGGCAACGCATGCGGCGCGCTACGCTTTTTTGCCCGCGAATGACACATACCTGAAACTTCTGGAAACGGCATATGAAAATATCTCCTTCTGGGCGCGGCTCTGGGGCGTGGGCGGCGATATTGCCGATGCGGCGCTGCGCGCGATGGGGCTGCAGGAAATCCGCGACCGTCCTGTGCGGTATTTTTCGGCGGGGCAGAAACGCCGCCTTGGCCTTGCGCGCGTGCTGATGAAGGGCGCGAGGCTGTGGCTGTTCGATGAGCCGCTCAACGGCCTCGATGCCGAATCCATGGCCTTGTTCCGCGTCGCGCTGGAACATCATGTGGCAAAAGGCGGCATGGCCGTGATTGCCAGCCATCTGCCGATCGATCCGCCAAACACAGGCACGCTGCGCCGGATTACCTTGGGCGCGCCGCCGCCCGACACGGCAGGTGCGGCATGA